A DNA window from Trypanosoma brucei brucei TREU927 chromosome 11 chr11_scaffold01 genomic scaffold, whole genome shotgun sequence contains the following coding sequences:
- a CDS encoding translation initiation factor 2 subunit, putative: MSSAHNTLESIKYRRGVLQLLDQRRLPLETVYCDITSIDDICCAIKEMRVRGAPAIAVSAALALAVVAERELKEQRQNSVWKTADDMRQFLLMSCDKMMSARPTAVNLSKVLIQLKKDIETDKANTMEAVLETCVQLAEKIYAADVSFNERIMRHGAAHLLKLASKERVNILTICNTGALATSRYGTALGIVRQLFYEGHLQHLYACETRPWNQGARLTVYECVQENIPCTLICDSAVSAVMKTHDIDAVVVGADRICKNGDTANKIGTYNLAVAAAYHKVPFFVAAPSTTLDPLTPDGEGVVIEEREATEITHIASGGGGLQSDKSNSDYGRKRVVADGPHLKVWNPVFDITPASLITGGIITEHGVFPPATAGPLFDISRIVEP, from the coding sequence ATGAGCAGTGCGCACAACACTCTGGAGTCAATCAAGTATCGTCGGGGAGTGCTACAGCTGCTCGACCAGCGTCGACTTCCACTGGAAACAGTATACTGCGACATAACCAGTATTGACGACATATGTTGCGCCATTAAGGAGATGCGTGTTCGTGGTGCGCCCGCCATAGCTGTCAGCGCCGCCCTTGCACTTGCTGTGGTAGCAGAGCGGGAACTAAAGGAGCAGCGGCAAAACTCGGTGTGGAAAACCGCTGACGATATGCGGCAGTTTTTGCTGATGAGCTGTGACAAAATGATGTCTGCCCGTCCTACTGCGGTTAATCTATCAAAGGTGCTCATTCAATTGAAGAAAGATATTGAAACGGACAAGGCTAATACGATGGAAGCCGTGTTAGAGACTTGTGTTCAACTTGCCGAAAAAATATACGCCGCCGATGTTTCCTTCAATGAGAGAATTATGCGCCACGGTGCTGCCCACCTGTTGAAACTGGCGTCAAAAGAACGGGTGAACATTTTAACCATATGCAACACGGGGGCCCTTGCCACATCCCGCTATGGGACCGCTCTTGGCATTGTGCGGCAGCTCTTCTACGAGGGTCACCTGCAGCATCTGTATGCCTGCGAGACGCGGCCGTGGAATCAGGGGGCGAGGCTCACCGTCTACGAATGCGTACAAGAAAATATTCCATGCACACTCATCTGCGACAGCGCCGTTTCGGCCGTCATGAAAACGCACGACATCGacgctgttgttgtgggaGCCGACCGCATATGCAAAAACGGCGATACAGCAAATAAGATTGGCACGTACAACCTTGCGGTAGCGGCAGCATATCACAAGGTGCCCTTTTTTGTCGCAGCGCCTTCTACAACACTCGATCCGCTAACACCAGATGGTGAAGGGGTTGTCATCGAGGAGCGGGAAGCGACGGAAATAACACATATCGCCAGCGGTGGCGGGGGCCTACAGAGTGACAAAAGCAATTCCGATTACGGGAGGAAGCGTGTGGTGGCAGACGGGCCCCATCTGAAAGTGTGGAATCCCGTGTTTGACATCACCCCCGCCTCTCTCATCACTGGAGGTATTATCACAGAGCACGGTGTCTTTCCCCCTGCCACAGCGGGTCCGCTCTTTGACATATCCCGTATTGTTGAGCCTTGA
- a CDS encoding exosome-associated protein 4 — MERSHGRRSPDEVRYPHIVLNVLGQSYSSACIEVGSTRVVCAVHHPQQLIDEYRGSRGRVACTVRRSSRAQKHELAFRADVTPEKDLALALEGVVEQAVVLEKIPQLLVEVAVEILAEDGGLWDAIATGVCAALASGGFEMYDTFSACGAALLPDGSIVTDPSATEWNTAKATAVTCAMLNSGNMCFTAQRGSCEPTTALDLVMAALKGTLARKNVISSQLCEQFAF, encoded by the coding sequence ATGGAACGAAGCCACGGTCGTCGCTCACCCGACGAGGTCCGTTACCCTCACATTGTGCTCAACGTGCTTGGACAGAGTTACAGTAGCGCATGCATCGAAGTCGGAAGCACGCGGGTCGTTTGCGCCGTACATCACCCACAACAACTAATTGATGAGTACCGCGGGAGTCGAGGACGTGTTGCCTGTACAGTGCGAAGGTCCTCTCGCGCGCAAAAGCATGAATTAGCATTTCGAGCAGACGTCACACCAGAAAAAGACCTGGCCTTGGCGTTAGAAGGTGTAGTTGAGCAGGCAGTTGTGTTGGAGAAAATACCGCAGCTGTTGGTGGAGGTTGCGGTAGAGATCCTCGCAGAGGATGGCGGGCTTTGGGACGCGATAGCCACGGGTGTGTGTGCCGCACTGGCGAGTGGGGGATTTGAAATGTACGACACTTTTTCCGCCTGCGGTGCCGCGCTCCTGCCCGACGGCTCCATCGTGACCGATCCCAGCGCCACCGAGTGGAACACTGCTAAGGCCACGGCGGTCACGTGTGCCATGTTGAACTCAGGAAATATGTGCTTCACCGCGCAGCGGGGGTCGTGTGAGCCGACCACTGCACTCGACCTTGTGATGGCTGCTTTGAAGGGAACCTTGGCGCGTAAGAATGTCATCTCATCTCAGTTGTGCGAACAGTTTGCATTTTAG